A genomic segment from Fundulus heteroclitus isolate FHET01 chromosome 6, MU-UCD_Fhet_4.1, whole genome shotgun sequence encodes:
- the LOC105916682 gene encoding G-protein coupled receptor 55, translating to MRADEIEPNLSPYGNDSANCSTQDVDETMRYLELVIYVPIFILGMVLNVAALLVFCRKWTESTIYMTSLALMDLVLLLPLPFKMHAANQQWRSELQELCSFLEYLYFVGIYGSIYMIMCIAVDRWLAICHPYKAKQLRSPKVAFLTCLAIWCLAFSAIFPVAYNLRKEDGRDFHCFHRFSEDGWSPKVITCSLVFGFLGPALVVVCCSVYTIWALQESGQRSPASQACVKIIYSSLSAFLVPFTPSNLAIFLQFLVHQRVIQDCNAQKGLSLFIQTAMCLSNVTCCLDALCYYFVANEVRITRSSFSMTRLSQRRANSSTSEV from the exons ATGAG GGCAGATGAAATCGAACCAAATCTGTCCCCCTACGGCAACGACAGCGCAAACTGTTCGACGCAAGATGTGGACGAAACGATGCGATACTTGGAGCTCGTCATCTACGTTCCCATATTCATCTTGGGGATGGTTCTTAATGTGGCGGCTCTGCTGGTGTTTTGCCGAAAATGGACGGAGTCAACCATCTACATGACCAGCTTGGCTCTAATGGACCTCGTCCTCCTCCTGCCACTACCCTTCAAAATGCACGCTGCAAACCAGCAGTGGCGGAGCGAACTCCAGGAACTCTGCTCATTTCTGGAATACCTTTATTTTGTTGGCATATATGGCAGCATCTACATGATCATGTGCATAGCCGTTGATAGGTGGCTGGCAATATGTCACCCGTACAAAGCCAAGCAGCTGCGTTCCCCCAAAGTGGCGTTCCTGACCTGCCTGGCCATCTGGTGTCTGGCGTTTTCTGCCATCTTTCCAGTCGCCTACAACCTCAGGAAAGAAGATGGGAGGGATTTCCACTGCTTCCACAGGTTTTCAGAGGACGGCTGGAGTCCCAAGGTGATCACGTGCTCGCTGGTGTTTGGTTTCCTGGGGCCTGCGCTCGTGGTGGTTTGCTGTTCAGTTTATACCATCTGGGCCCTCCAGGAGTCGGGCCAGCGCAGCCCCGCGAGCCAGGCCTGCGTGAAGATCATCTACAGCAGCCTCAGTGCCTTCTTGGTGCCCTTCACTCCGAGCAACCTGGCCATCTTCCTTCAGTTCCTG GTCCACCAGCGAGTGATCCAGGACTGCAACGCCCAGAAAGGTTTGAGCCTGTTCATACAGACGGCCATGTGTCTGTCCAACGTCACCTGTTGCTTGGACGCTCTGTGCTACTACTTCGTGGCTAACGAGGTGAGGATCACCAGAAGCAGCTTCAGCATGACGAGGCTGAGCCAACGAAGAGCCAATTCCAGCACTTCAGAGGTCTGA